A window from Drosophila subobscura isolate 14011-0131.10 chromosome O, UCBerk_Dsub_1.0, whole genome shotgun sequence encodes these proteins:
- the LOC117898626 gene encoding LOW QUALITY PROTEIN: superoxide dismutase [Cu-Zn]-like (The sequence of the model RefSeq protein was modified relative to this genomic sequence to represent the inferred CDS: inserted 2 bases in 1 codon): MKKEYEAYANTLRKALDGLGEVDVDLILGRFHIHESGDVSLGCASVGDHYNPRQSRHGXERHAGGLDNLRVDESGRAKIRFVDAVLEVAEIIGRAVITGSADDLGLGANDQSLIDGNSGERIACGIIAR, encoded by the exons ATGAAAAAGGAGTACGAAGCCTATGCAAACACACTGCGAAAGGCTCTGGATGGTTTGGGTGAAGTGGATGTCGACTTGATATTGGGAC GCTTCCACATACACGAAAGTGGCGATGTTTCCCTGGGGTGCGCCTCTGTTGGCGACCATTATAATCCGCGTCAGTCGCGTCACGG AGAACGGCACGCTGGCGGACTAGACAATCTACGCGTTGATGAAAGTGGACGGGCGAAGATCCGGTTCGTGGATGCAGTGCTGGAGGTGGCGGAGATAATCGGACGGGCCGTTATAACAGGCAGTGCTGACGATCTGGGACTTGGAGCAAACGACCAAAGTCTGATTGACGGCAACTCGGGCGAAAG AATCGCCTGCGGGATAATTGCTCGCTAG
- the LOC117896874 gene encoding LOW QUALITY PROTEIN: nuclear pore membrane glycoprotein 210-like (The sequence of the model RefSeq protein was modified relative to this genomic sequence to represent the inferred CDS: inserted 1 base in 1 codon), which translates to MAASLVHFLMLICAAHELIGAAKLNHARVLLPIYEEKSINFTLQVDQKICYKWSTSFQDVISVMPVYHGSSECANEAVVTVRTRERRRNTAIVLAEEVHTGAVLRCEVIVDIIACLNVRTTTRQLYLEEAPAIFELRAFDSQGNEFSTLEGIEFNWDISEPDSKKPPPMRFLTFSRSPFHSVPPALEKFEAVGIKGYMILLEGINTGTSKITITLPYADYSNVKPLEVYISVLAKIIIVPSKATILNKDSISFRILQQKMDKLHDITESKQYFLEVEDTEVASVRGSTATGEALGRTRILLRDRNMPETDKNTKGPSTLLTVAEPHKLGISLLPYNNWVSVEGEKHEVVFDLYAPDGQKMTLGNRFGIHSNLDKSLFGILNKTXNGSCLYGEALQKGVSTVSGIYDQLAVEAELQIFEKLQLRPSKVILPYDTNSIKPLKLQFYAAGGDYSYVWQSGNPQVLQIDAQGLATTVIRDVRLSTDSQEQYDDGNLLAAHTTIKVALAKNQNVAQLAQIYFLSPQRLEIKQYNFETALKDYVLLHVAVYAHANDSEMPYTNCDNLHFQLDFSQPILQLENNWEAEKLATDACHVLRLRATAVGSTSLRVSYIFQDKVLQDAVDLHVFEALSVLNPLENELVLPIGASRNVIYVHGPRRLFTLEAELTKATNFNGKVVKVSEIELDAEDPITAFSILCRELGETVFQYRVYNSLATSKFVAFKSEVTTKVHCVMPRFLKLYSRQVLRQSCPLEHRSKLLYLKSQENKFEIEIEVQDAKNRRLMNVSSLWLDWEFAAGDERYHVDNIPHHQMSEVDLLHGVKVTSTEMLVLTLSEVSPNFRIKGTVVRYKDKMLAQQEIYAERPPFGVKNLKTGSITTPLIENEIRFHTVHSKLLKKDHIRVYLAPNHRERIPIAQGSGFFEMELSESGIVNVVHDEKAGILLVTPLRQGYTRLELTDRCLLDENSVLSISVVGIGSISVVSMDRVERTNSIEAIVKLFDTNDNLLDVDPNNLAVYDLSEAVFDPTILSVRLDEQRHLEPGHIRYSITGNTIGETKIVFQAGKGSQLVSSASILVQVFAPIRLYPRDSTLVLGSSIQIYYQGGPQPNTNVIYTVEKEQVASMSSAIVTAHRLGVTQITGKCLLKNPVTDKDEVVSQDTIEVRVAALKAVQIRTPLVRIRSGAVMPATLWGQPDFSPMVLGTLEDLRITWTVSQPDIVEIFNVFTALGIEYQSGDLISVRVRALNPGKVTIIASVSLADGTKLPATSVELIVFKTMELLGPTPIKMDSILAAPRSTLQLKSNMGDAVYKLDEQSCGIVSVTPDGIVHTKDTLGRDLIIAKTVDQNLPMGIEVKNVQYILVSLLPHMKFKKLEHKIPRGMNFLFKVSLHDNLGNEFSHNIEDANGLRYDLAIKDVVDVQIDNNLKIAVQLQRETNNMISISLKDTTGVKHAEDYIKLSVVESKTIYPTKTIFSVGDIICFDSPLALSSIWSSSNEQIVTINKHTGIARVLNHRHKLGEKIFITSGDEANRGSFIKYDLEVRESDAIVFAKSTDKFSGSEYRGQLVLRNHMQSEKRRNLIAHNVTKCAVQIDNVRVDVFTCRLVAKNALGRQLLKLYKAQPMFDAFSGQYSCRLELHSSFVELLAVVKTNDAFLELQAAMPNGVLDTMSLKLVPGIKVMPESVQVTDLKPQELHINGLDKALHKLQVKSSNSKYFLVDFLEHGHGISKYLLRFFEDFPMDAHFYVLIESPETEQIIEVPIAGSTMLAQKCADRPHGEPLFYRLVKNIGFLLSTTVIVVISIWVFQMQKSKNSPSASRNAFDNSPSIRRNYSHSSRWNHLDNSMDSDVYFSPRLSSANRSGNSPRFN; encoded by the exons atggcagccagcctCGTGCATTTTCTTATGCTAATTTGCGCGGCACATGAGTTGATCGGCGCTGCCAAATTAAACCACGCACGCGTGCTCCTGCCAATATACGAAGAAAAATCCATCAACTTCACCTTGCAGGTGGATCAAAAAATTTGCTACAAATG GTCGACTTCCTTCCAAGACGTTATATCCGTGATGCCCGTGTATCATGGCTCCAGCGAATGCGCCAACGAGGCGGTAGTCACAGTGCGGACACGCGAGCGACGTCGTAACACGGCCATTGTGTTAGCGGAAGAAGTGCACACCGGTGCTGTGCTGCGCTGCGAAGTGATAGTGGACATCATTGCCTGCCTAAACGTGAGGACTACCACACGCCAGCTATACCTGGAGGAGGCGCCGGCGATCTTCGAGCTGCGCGCCTTCGACTCTCAGGGCAACGAGTTCTCCACCCTCGAGGGAATCGAGTTCAATTGGGACATTTCGGAGCCCGATAGCAAAAAGCCGCCCCCTATGCGATTCCTAACCTTCTCGCGAAGCCCGTTCCATTCGGTGCCCCCCGCTCTAGAGAAGTTCGAAGCCGTCGGTATCAAGGGCTACATGATCCTGCTGGAGGGAATCAATACGGGCACTTCGAAGATAACCATCACCTTGCCCTATGCCGATTACAGCAATGTGAAGCCCCTGGAAGTGTACATCAGTGTGCTGGCCAAAATAATTATAGTGCCTTCCAAGGCGACGATCCTGAACAAAGACTCGATTAGCTTCCGCATTCTTCAGCAGAAGATGGACAAGCTGCATGACATTACGGAAAGTAAGCAATACTTCCTCGAGGTGGAGGATACCGAGGTGGCCAGTGTGAGAGGTAGCACCGCAACCGGAGAGGCACTAGGGCGCACTCGGATCCTGCTGCGTGATAGAAACATGCCAGAGACGGATAAGAACACCAAGGGGCCCAGCACACTCTTGACCGTGGCAGAACCCCATAAGCTGGGCATCAGCCTCCTGCCATACAACAACTGGGTGTCGGTGGAGGGCGAGAAGCACGAAGTGGTCTTCGACCTTTACGCTCCAGATGGCCAAAAGATGACGCTGGGTAACCGGTTTGGCATCCACTCCAATCTGGACAAATCTCTTTTCGGCATCctcaacaaaa aaaacggcAGCTGTCTGTACGGTGAAGCTCTGCAGAAGGGCGTTAGCACAGTCTCCGGCATATACGACCAG CTTGCGGTGGAGGCAGAACTGCAGATCTTTGAGAAGCTGCAGCTCAGACCCAGTAAGGTGATTCTGCCGTACGACACGAACAGCATAAAGCCGCTTAAGCTGCAGTTCTATGCGGCTGGTGGGGACTACAGCTATGTGTGGCAATCCGGCAATCCGCAAGTGCTGCAAATCGATGCCCAGGGTTTGGCCACCACCGTAATCCGGGACGTGCGTCTCTCCACTGACTCGCAGGAGCAGTATGATGACGGAAATCTGCTGGCTGCCCACACCACCATCAAGGTGGCCCTGGCCAAGAACCAGAATGTCGCCCAATTGGCTCAGATCTACTTCCTCTCGCCGCAACGGCTCGAGATCAAGCAGTACAACTTCGAGACAGCCCTCAAGGACTATGTGCTCTTGCATGTGGCTGTGTACGCGCACGCGAACGACTCCGAAATGCCGTACACCAACTGCGATAACTTGCACTTCCAGCTGGACTTCAGCCAACCCATCCTTCAGCTAGAGAACAACTGGGAAGCTGAGAAGTTGGCTACTGATGCGTGCCATGTGCTGAGACTGCGGGCCACTGCCGTGGGCAGCACATCGCTGCGCGTCTCGTACATCTTTCAGGACAAAGTGCTCCAGGACGCGGTCGATTTGCATGTGTTCGAGGCGCTGAGCGTCCTGAATCCCTTGGAGAATGAGCTGGTTCTACCCATTGGCGCGTCGCGAAACGTAATCTATGTGCATGGGCCGCGCCGCCTCTTTACACTGGAGGCGGAGCTCACCAAGGCCACAAACTTTAATGGCAAGGTCGTGAAGGTGTCGGAGATTGAGTTGGATGCCGAGGACCCCATTACCGCGTTCAGTATCCTGTGCCGCGAGCTGGGCGAGACGGTGTTCCAATACCGCGTGTACAACAGCCTTGCCACGTCCAAATTCGTCGCCTTCAAGTCTGAAGTAACAACCAAGGTGCACTGCGTGATGCCGCGCTTCCTGAAGCTATACTCCAGACAGGTGTTGCGCCAGTCGTGTCCCCTGGAGCACCGCTCTAAGCTGCTGTATCTCAAGAGTCAGGAGAACAAGTTTGAGATCGAAATCGAGGTGCAGGACGCCAAGAATCGCAGGCTCATGAACGTCAGCTCGCTGTGGCTGGACTGGGAGTTTGCCGCAGGCGACGAGCGATACCATGTGGACAACATTCCCCACCACCAGATGTCCGAAGTGGATCTCCTCCACGGCGTCAAAGTCACTTCCACCGAAATGCTTGTCCTCACGCTGAGTGAAGTGTCGCCCAACTTCCGCATCAAGGGCACAGTGGTCCGTTACAAAGACAAGATGCTGGCCCAACAGGAAATTTACGCGGAACGCCCTCCCTTTGGGGTCAAGAAC CTGAAAACGGGTAGTATTACCACTCCATTGATTGAGAACGAGATCAGGTTCCACACGGTGCACAGTAAGCTGCTGAAGAAGGATCACATCCGCGTCTATCTGGCCCCCAATCACAGAGAACGCATCCCCATCGCCCAGGGAAGCGGCTTCTTCGAAATGGAGCTCTCCGAGTCCGGTATCGTGAATGTGGTGCACGACGAGAAGGCCGGCATATTATTGGTGACGCCGCTTCGTCAGGGCTATACACGTCTCGAGTTGACCGACCGCTGCCTGCTTGACGAGAACAGTGTCCTGTCCATCTCCGTAGTGGGCATCGGCTCCATCAGTGTGGTCAGCATGGATCGGGTGGAGCGCACGAACTCCATCGAAGCGATTGTGAAACTCTTCGACACCAACGACAATTTACTGGACGTGGATCCCAACAATCTGGCTGTCTACGACCTTTCCGAGGCGGTCTTTGATCCGACTATATTGAGCGTGCGTCTGGACGAGCAGCGCCATCTCGAGCCAGGCCATATACGGTACAGCATCACTGGCAACACTATCGGGGAAACCAAGATAGTCTTCCAGGCCGGCAAGGGGTCGCAGCTGGTGTCCAGCGCTTCGATCCTTGTCCAGGTCTTTGCCCCGATCCGCCTCTACCCGCGCGACTCCACACTCGTGttgggcagcagcattcaGATCTACTACCAGGGCGGTCCCCAGCCCAATACCAACGTGATCTACACCGTGGAAAAAGAACAAGTCGCGT CCATGAGCTCCGCCATTGTCACGGCCCATCGACTAGGAGTTACCCAAATCACTGGAAAGTGCCTGCTTAAGAACCCCGTCACTGACAAAGATGAAGTCGTATCGCAGGACACCATCGAGGTCCGTGTTGCTGCCTTGAAGGCTGTGCAAATCCGCACACCGCTCGTCCGCATTCGCAGTGGCGCCGTCATGCCCGCCACCCTATGGGGTCAGCCGGACTTCTCGCCCATGGTGCTGGGTACGCTTGAGGACTTGCGGATCACCTGGACAGTCAGTCAGCCGGATATTGTGGAGATCTTTAATGTGTTTACCGCATTGG GAATTGAGTACCAAAGTGGCGACCTAATATCGGTTCGTGTGCGGGCATTGAATCCCGGCAAGGTCACAATAATAGCGTCTGTGAGTCTGGCAGATGGCACAAAGCTGCCCGCCACCAGCGTGGAGCTAATTG TTTTCAAAACAATGGAGCTGCTCGGACCCACGCCCATCAAAATGGACTCGATTCTGGCGGCGCCCCGCAGCACGCTACAGCTGAAGTCCAACATGGGCGATGCGGTCTATAAGCTGGATGAGCAGAGCTGCGGCATTGTTAGCGTGACGCCAGATGGCATTGTCCACACAAAGGACACTCTCGGCCGGGATCTGATAatt GCCAAAACCGTCGACCAAAATCTGCCCATGGGCATTGAGGTGAAGAACGTGCAGTACATCCTGGTGTCGCTGTTGCCCCACATGAAATTCAAGAAGCTCGAGCACAAAATCCCGCGTGGCATGAACTTTCTGTTCAAAGTGTCGCTGCACGACAATCTGGGAAACGAGTTCTCGCACAACATTGAGGACGCCAATGGGCTGCGCTACGATCTGGCCATCAAGGATGTGGTCGATGTTCAGATCGACAATAATCTGAAAATTGCG gtgcagctgcaacggGAGACAAACAACATGATATCCATCAGTTTAAAGGACACGACGGGCGTTAAGCATGCTGAGGACTATATAAAGCTGTCCGTGGTTGAGTCAAAGACCATCTACCCCACCAAG ACTATTTTCTCTGTGGGCGACATCATTTGCTTCGATTCCCCGCTAGCGTTGTCATCGATTTGGAGCAGCTCCAATGAGCAAATTGTGACGATTAATAAGCACACAG GTATTGCCCGCGTGCTGAACCATCGCCACAAGCTGGGTGAAAAGATTTTTATTACCAGCGGCGATGAGGCCAACCGAGGGAGCTTTATCAAGTACGATCTGGAGGTGCGCGAGTCGGATGCG ATTGTGTTTGCCAAATCGACGGACAAATTCAGCGGCTCCGAGTATCGCGGACAGTTGGTGCTGCGCAACCACATGCAGTCCGAGAAACGCAGGAACCTG ATCGCTCACAACGTAACAAAGTGCGCCGTTCAGATCGACAATGTGCGTGTGGATGTGTTCACCTGTCGCTTGGTGGCCAAGAACGCACTCGGCCGGCAGCTACTTAAGCTCTACAAGGCACAGCCCATGTTTGATGCCTTTAGTGGGCAGTACAGCTGTCGGTTAGAGCTGCACTCTAGCTTTGTCGAGCTACTTGCCGTCGTCAAGACCAACGATGCCTTTTTAGAACTGCAG GCGGCGATGCCCAACGGCGTTTTGGATACCATGTCACTGAAATTGGTGCCTGGCATTAAAGTGATGCCCGAATCGGTGCAGGTGACCGATTTGAAGCCACAGGAGCTGCACATTAATGGGCTGGACAAGGCACTACACAAGCTGCAG GTCAAATCATCGAACAGCAAATACTTTTTGGTGGATTTCCTTGAGCACGGCCATGGCATTAGCAAATATCTTTTGCGATTCTTCGAGGACTTTCCGATGGATGCACACTTTTACGTACTAATCGAATCCCCGGAAACGGAGCAGATCATTGAG GTACCCATTGCGGGCAGCACAATGCTGGCCCAGAAGTGCGCGGACCGTCCCCATGGCGAACCTCTCTTTTACCGTCTGGTAAAGAATATTGGCTTCCTCCTCTCCACGACTGTGATTGTAGTCATCTCGATATGGG TGTTCCAGATGCAGAAATCCAAAAACAGTCCCAGTGCAAGTCGAAATGCATTTGACA aCTCGCCATCTATTCGCCGGAATTATTCTCATAGCAGTCGATGGAACCATTTGGACAATTCAATGGACTCGGATGTTTACTTCAGTCCGCGGCTCAGCTCCGCAAACAGATCCGGCAATTCGCCTCGCTTTAACTAA